The Leclercia adecarboxylata region CCGGGCACAACAGCGATAACTTAACCCAACTGCTTACGCGCGTTGCGGAAGATACGCATCCACGGGCTGTCCTCGCCCCAGTTCTCCGGGTGCCAGGAGTTGCTGACGGTACGGAACACGCGCTCAGGGTGCGGCATCATCACGGTTACGCGACCGCTTTCGCTGGTCACCGCGGTGATCCCGTTGGCAGAGCCGTTCGGGTTTGCCGGATAGTTTTGCGTGACCTTGCCGAAGTTATCGACAAAGCGCAGCGCCACCAGCCCTTTGCTCTCCAGCTCGGCCAGATGGGCGGCATTACGCAGCTCAACCTGCCCTTCACCGTGGGATACGGCGATTGGCATCTGCGATCCCACCATGCCCTGCAGCAGCAGAGATGGGCTCTGGGTCACTTCCACCAGGCTGAAACGCGCTTCGAAGCGATCGGACTGGTTACGCACAAAGCGCGGCCAGGCTTCGCTGCCCGGGATCAGCTCGCGCAGGTTAGACATCATCTGGCAGCCGTTACAGACGCCCAGCGCCAGCGTCTGCGGACGGTGGAAGAAGGTTTCGAACTCATCGCGGACGCGTTCGTTGAAGAGGATGGATTTCGCCCAGCCTTCGCCCGCGCCCAGCACGTCCCCGTAAGAGAAGCCGCCGCACGCCACCAGCGCCTGGAAATCAGCCAGGCCGGTGCGGCCTGCCAGCAGGTCGCTCATGTGCACGTCGATAGCATCGAAGCCTGCACGGTGGAAGGCAGCCGCCATCTCAACGTGCGAGTTCACCCCCTGCTCACGCAGCACGGCCACTTTCGGACGTGCGCCCTTCGCGATATACGGCGCAGCAATGTCTTCGTTGATGTCGAAGGAGAGTTTCACGTTCAGACCCGGATCGTTGTCGTTGGCTTTCGCCTCGTGCTCCTGATCGGCGCACGCCGGGTTGTCGCGCAGACGCTGCATCTGCCAGGTGGTTTCTGCCCACCACATACGCAGCGTGGAGCGGCTTTCGGCAAAGACCGTCTGGCCATTGGCGTCGATAACAAAACGATCCCCGCTCACCGCTTTACCCAGATAGTGCACGCAGTCGCCCAGACCATGCTGCGCCAGCAGCGCTTCTACCGCGTCGCGATCCGCAGCACGCACCTGAATCACCGCGCCCAGCTCTTCGTTGAACAGCGCAGCCAGACGATCGTCGCCCAGGGAGGCGATGTTTGCCTCAATGCCGCAGTGGCCTGTGAAGGCCATCTCCGCCAGGGTAACCAGCAGCCCGCCGTCGGAACGGTCGTGGTAGGCCAGCAGTTTACGCTGTGCAACCAGCGCCTGAATGGCGTCATAGAAGCCTTTCAGCTGTTCCACATCGCGCACGTCTGCCGCTTTGTCGCCCAGCTGGCGATAAACCTGCGCCAGCGCGGTGGCACCCAGCGCATTGTGGCCTTTACCCAGGTCGATCAGCAGCAGGGCGTTGTCTTCGGTAGAGAGCTGCGGAGTGATGGTATGGCGCACATCTTCCACGCGGGCGAAGGCGGTGATCACCAGCGACAGCGGCGAGGTCATCTCGCGCTGCTCGCTCCCTTCCTGCCAGCGGGTTTTCATCGACATGGAGTCTTTACCCACCGGGATAGTCAGGCCGAGAGCAGGACAGAGCTCTTCCCCCACCGCTTTAACCGCTTCGTACAGCCCGGCGTCTTCGCCCGGGTGACCGGCTGCGGCCATCCAGTTGGCGGAGAGCTTGATACGTTTAATGTCGCCAATCTGGGTGGCGGCGATGTTGGTCAGCGCTTCGCCTACAGCCAGACGGGCAGAGGCAGCGAAGTCCAGCAGGGCAACCGGGGAGCGTTCGCCCAGCGCCATCGCTTCACCGTAGTAGCTGTCGAGGCTGGCGGTGGTCACCGCGCAGTTCGCCACCGGTACCTGCCACGGGCCAACCATCTGATCCCGGGCAACCATACCGGTCACGGTGCGGTCGCCGATGGTGACGAGGAAGGTTTTCTCCGCCACGGACGGCAGATGCAGCACGCGGTTGACCGCGTCGGCAACGGTGACGCCCTGCAGGTCGAGCGCTTTACCGCTCGCTTTGCGGGACTCAACGTCGCGGGTCATCTTCGGCGTTTTACCCAGCAGCACGTCCAGCGGCAGATCAATCGGCTGATTGTCGAAGTGGGTATCGCTTAAGGAGAGGTGCATCTCTTCGGTGGCTTCGCCGATCACCGCGTACGGCGCGCGCTCGCGGCGGCACAGCTCGTCAAAGAGCGGCAGCTGCTCTGGCGCCACGGCCAGCACATAGCGTTCCTGAGATTCGTTACACCAGATCTCCAGCGGGCTCATGCCTGGCTCATCGCTCAGGATGTCGCGCAGGTTGAAGCGTCCGCCGCGGTTGCCGTCGCTTACCAGCTCCGGCATGGCGTTGGACAGACCGCCCGCGCCCACGTCGTGAATAAAGAGGATCGGGTTGGCATCGCCCAGCTGCCAGCAGCGATCGATCACCTCCTGGCAACGACGCTCCATCTCCGGGTTATCACGCTGAACGGAGGCAAAATCGAGATCCGCATCAGACTGACCGGAAGCCATAGAAGAGGCTGCCCCGCCGCCCAGACCGATGTTCATCGCCGGGCCACCCAGGACGATCAGCTTAGCGCCAACAACGATCTCGCCTTTCTGCACGTGATCGGCGCGAATGTTGCCGATCCCGCCTGCCAGCATGATCGGCTTGTGGTAGCCACGCAGCTCTTCGCCGTTGTGGCTGTCCACTTTCTCTTCATAGGTACGGAAATAGCCGTTCAGGGCCGGGCGACCAAATTCGTTGTTAAAGGCCGCGCCGCCCAGCGGGCCGTCGGTCATGATGTCCAGCGCGGTAACAATACGCTCTGGCTTACCGAAATCTTCTTCCCACGGCTGTTCAAAGCCCGGGATACGCAGGTTGGAAACGGAGAAACCGACCAGACCCGCTTTTGGTTTTGCTCCACGGCCGGTTGCGCCTTCGTCACGGATTTCACCGCCGGAACCGGTCGCGGCACCCGGCCACGGCGAGATCGCCGTCGGGTGGTTGTGGGTTTCGACCTTCATCAGGATGTGCGCAGGCTCCTGATGGAAGTCATAGCGCCCTGCTTCGCGATCGGCGAAGAAGCGGCCCACCTCGGAACCTTCCATAACCGCAGCATTGTCTTTGTAAGCCGACAGCACGTGGTCAGGGGTTTTCTCCATGGTGTTTTTGATCATTTTGAACAGCGACTTCGGCTGCTGCTCGCCGTCGATAACCCAGTCGGCGTTGAAGATCTTGTGGCGGCAGTGCTCAGAGTTAGCCTGCGCGAACATATAGAGTTCGATGTCGTTTGGATTGCGGTTCAGCTTAACGAACGCATCCTGCAGATAGTCAATTTCATCTTCTGCCAGCGCCAGGCCTAAACGCAGGTTAGCGTCAATCAGGGCCTGACGGCCTTCGCCCAGCAGATCCACACTCTGGACCGGCGCAGGCTGGTGGTGAGAGAAGAGCTGCTGCGCGTCGTCGAGAGAGGTAAACACGCTCTCCATCATACGGTCGTGTAGCTCTGCTGCCACGGCTGACCACTGGGCGTCCGTCAGGCTGGAGGCCTCAACGTAATACGCCACGCCACGCTCCAGACGGCTAATCTGGCTCAGACCACAGTTATGGGCGATGTCGGTTGCTTTAGAAGACCAGGGGGAGATGGTGCCAGGGCGAGGCGTGACCAGCAGAAGTTTACCGTTCGGGGTATGGCTGCTCAGGCTTGGGCCATACTTCAGCAGGCGTTCCAGTCGGATGCTCTCGTCTGCCGATAAAGGCGCGGTCAGGTCAGCAAAATGGACATACTCAGCGTAAATATTGCTTACCGGAAGGTCGGCCGCCTGGAAACGTGCCAGCAGTTTGTTGATACGGAAGGCAGACAGTGCAGGCGAACCACGCAGAATTTCCATCATAAGTCTCTCGTCTTCGAAGCGCCGGAGGCGCTTACAGTGTGCGCAAGGGGGGAAAACGGGCGCCATTATAGTGGATCCTGCGCGCCGACGAAACCGTTTGCGTCGTAATAAAATCGTCGTTGCCATTTAGCAACAAATGTTGCGGCACCTGCTAATAAGTTGCCAAGTGGCGTAACTTTGCGCAAAATGCCGCGGAATCTTTGGTAAGACTTGCTTTAACTGTGGCCCATACTAACCAAAATAATACACAGCATATAGAATCAACTTATTGAAAAAATTAAAGATCAATTATCTGTTCATCGGCATCGTCACCCTGCTGCTGGCAGCGGCCCTGTGGCCATCAATCCCCTGGTTCGGTAAAGCCGAAAATCGCATCGCCGCCATCCAGGCGCGGGGGGTGCTGCGCGTCAGTACCGTCGTCTCCCCCCTCACCTACAGTTCGATAAACGATAAAGTCATTGGGCTGGATTACGAACTGGCGCAGCATTTTGCCGACTACCTGGGTGTGAAGCTGAAAGTGACGGTCCGCCAGAACATCAGCCAGCTTTTTGACGACCTCGATAATGGCAATGCCGACATGCTGGCCGCGGGCCTTGTCTATAACAGCGAGCGCAGCAAAAACTATCAGCCCGGTCCTACCTATTACTCTGTTTCCCAGCAGCTGGTCTATCGCGTGGGCAGCCTGCGACCGCGCACCCTTGCCAACCTTACCGCCGAGCAGCTCACCATCGCCCCCGGGCATGTGGCGATTAACGATCTGCAGGCGCTGAAAGAGAAAAAATACCCCAATCTCAGCTGGAAGGTCGATCCGAAGCTGGGCACCACGGCGCTGCTGCAGCAGGTGACGGACGGGAAACTGCCCTACACCATCGCCGACTCGGTTGCCATCAGCCTGTTCCAGCGCGTCCATCCGGAGCTGGCCGTGGCGCTGGACGTCACCGACGAGCAGCCTGTCACCTGGTTCAGCCCGCTCGACGCTGATCAGACGCTCTCCGCCGCGATGCTCGATTTCTTCAATGGGATGAATGAGGATGGCACTCTGGCGCGTCTGGAAGAGAAGTACCTCGGCCATGGCGGCGATTTCGACTATGTCGATACCCGCAGCTTCCTGCGGGCGGTGGATAACGTTCTGCCGGAGCTGAAACCGCTGTTTGAGAAGTACGCTCAGGAGATTGACTGGCGACTGCTGGCCGCTATTTCGTATCAGGAATCCCACTGGGATGCGCAGGCCACCTCGCCAACCGGGGTGCGCGGCCTGATGATGCTGACCAAAAACACCGCCCAGAGCCTGGGCCTGACGGACCGTACCGATGCCGAGCAGAGCATTAGCGGCGGCGCGCGCTACCTGCAGGATATGATGGCTAAAGTGCCGGAGAGCGTGCCGGAAGAGGAGCGGATCTGGTTCGCGCTGGCGGCCTATAACATGGGGTATGCCCATATGATCGACGCCCGCGCGCTGACGGCGAAGACCAAAGGGAATCCCGACAGCTGGTCAGACGTAAAGCAGCGCCTGCCGCTGCTGAGCCAGAAGCCGTATTATAACAAGTTAACCTATGGCTACGCCCGTGGCCATGAGGCGTACGCCTACGTAGAGAATATCCGCAAATACCAGATAAGCCTGGTGGGGTATCTGATAGAAAAAGAGAAAGAGGCGCAGGCGGAGCAGCAGCTGGCGCAGGCGTATCCGGTGGTATCACCGGATGAGCTTACTCAGCCGATAGCTTCGATTCTGCCTTTTGCTGCTTTTTCTGCTGACGCCGCATTCGAAAGAAGTCACTTAGCATCGCCGAACACGCTGGTGCCAGCACCTCTCCAATAACCTTGACCTGATGATTCATGCCAGGGTGACTAAGCACATCCAGCAGCGAACCTGCCGCGCCGGTTTTTTCATCCCGCGCGCCATACACCACCGTGCCGATCCGGCTGTGGATCATTGCCCCGGAGCACATGACGCAGGGTTCGAGGGTGACATACAGGGTGGTATCCAGCAGGCGGTAGTTTTGCAGCACCAGCCCGCCCTGGCGTAAAGCCATAATTTCAGCATGGGCGGTGGGATCATGGCGACCAATCGGGCGATTCCAGCCCTCGCCAATCACCTGATTGTTGTGCACCAGCACGGCACCGACCGGGACTTCGCCTTCATCCCAGGCGCGTTGGGCAAGCTGGAGCGCGTGGCGCATCCAGTATTCATGATTGAGTTCAGGGTCGGACAACGCAGCATACTCCAGTCTGAAAAGCGGGCGCATTATACACACCCGCTATGCATAATCACAAAATCATTCCAGTTGCTGAAGTTCGCCCATCGGCGTGACCCGCCAGCGGTGCTGGCAGAAGTAGAGCAGCGGGTTGTCCTGTTTGCTGTCGCTGTAGCCGCTGTAGAGTCGCAGCGGAGTGCCGATTTTTTTCTCCAGCTGCACCACCTTCTCGTGACCGAGGCAGCGCATGGTCAGCACCCAGCCGCCCCAGGCGCGGCCAGTCTGGGTGGCGATCAGGTTGACGCGCGGCAGCCAGGGGGTATCAAAATAGACCTGCTCCACCAGCGACTGCGGCGAGCCGGTGATCAGCCAGATATCGGCATCGTTGGCGTCCAGGTAATTTGTCAGCCGATCCTGCACCACCGGAAACGCGGTAACATGCTCGCGAAACCAGCTGACAAACTCTTTCTCCAGCTGTTTCAGCCGGGCTTCGCTATGGCCGAAGGTGCAGCCCCACAGCAGCAGGCTCATCGGCCAGCGGGCGGCGCGCCCTTTCACCAGCAGCGCGCAGCCCACGATGGGTAGCAGAGGCAATACGAGCAGGGCATTCAGGGGCTGTCGGCGCAGTAAATAGCGCATAAAGGTACCGAACATATCCTGCTGATGCAGCGTTCCGTCCAGATCAAAAAAGACAACGCGACGCTCGTTATTTGCCAAACCTTACTCCTCTGGATCGTTGAACCCTAACAGCCAGGTAAACAGGAACCCGGCGATCACCGCTACCAGATAGCCTAACAGATAGAGCATGACTTTTCCGGTCACGATGGTTAATGCCAGGGGTAAACCGGAAATTCCAAAGGTAATCACGGTAGCCACTTTCCAGTAACTGATCAGCGCCCCGCCGATCGCGCCCCCCAGACAGGCACCGATAAAGGGCTTGCCCAGCGGCAGGGTGACGCCGAAGATCAGCGGCTCGCCAATGCCCAGCAGCCCGACCGGCAGCGCCCCTTTGATCACCTTTTTCAGGCGCGCATTGCGCGTTTTCATCAGCACCGCAATCGCCGCGCCGATCTGCCCCACCCCGGCCATCGCCAGAATAGGCAGCAGGGCGTTATAGCCGTGAGCCTGTACCAGCTCAACGTGGATCGGCACCAGACCCTGGTGTAACCCCGTCAGCACCAGCGGCAGGAAGGTGCCCGATAGCACCGCGCCCACCAGGAAACCACCGCGATCGATAGCCCAGGAGGCACCGTGAGCAATGGACTCAGAGATCCAGCCACCCAGCGGCTGCAGGGCGATAATCGCAATGCTGCCGGTGATAAGGGTGGTCAGCAGCGGGTTGAGGATCAGCTCCAGCGAGCCCGGCAGGGCGTTGCGCAGCTTTTTCTCGATCCAGCACATCAGCACCACCACCAGCAGCACGGCAATCACCCCGCCGCGCCCCGGCTGCAGCGCTTCACCAAACAGGGTGATCTGCGCCAGCTGCGGGCTGGAGAGAATGCCGGCCATTACCCCACCCATTGCCAGCGAGCCGCCAAACACTTTGGCGGTATTCACCCCGACCAGAATGTTCATGATGGCGAAAACCGCGCTGCCGAAAATGCCGAGGATCCCGAGCAGGTTTGGATAGTGCGTCGCAAAATCCCCGACAATGTCCGGCCGTTTGAGAATATTGATAATCCCGGTGATCAGCCCCGAGGCAATAAACGCCGGAATAATCGGAATAAAGACGTTAGCCAGCAGGCGCAGCGCATCGCTCATCGGGGCTTTATATCTGGCCCTGGCCTGCGCCTTAGTGCGTTCGGCATCATCGATCGCCGCCCCGCCCATCAGCGAACGCATGGCGTCCACCACTTGCGCGGCCTTGCCGGGGCCAACAATCAGCTGATGCTGCTCCCCCTGCTTAACATAGCCGCTGACGCCGGGCAGTTTTTTCAGCCGCGCCAAATCGAGCTTGTCGTCATCCTGAACTTCCACCCGTACCCGCGTCATGCAGTTTTCCAGACGCAGTATATTTTTCTCTCCGCCGATCCCCGCAAGAATACCGCTGGCGAGCGCTGCTGTTTTTTCCATGTACGCCTCTTTAGTTTTCTAATGCCGCACGTAAGAATCCCTGATGGGCATCAAGCCTGGCGCGCGCCGCCTCGGCATCCAGCCCGCTTAAGATCATCAGAATGGCCGGTTTGACGTCATACCCGGTCTGGTGCAGAACCTGTTCCGCCTCTTCGCGGGAGGTCCCCGTGGCTTCGACCACCATGCGGCACGCCCGGTCGATGAGCTTCACGTTAGTGGCTTTCATGTCCACCATCAGGTTCTGGTAGACCTTGCCGAACTTCACCATCGCCCCGGTGGAGATCATGTTCAGCACCAGCTTTTGCGCCGTGCCGGATTTCAGGCGGGTGGAGCCGGTTAACGCCTCCGGGCCCACCACCGGCGAGATGGCGATCGTCGCCACCTGGGCAATGGGTGAGCCTGGATTACAGGAGATGGCCACGGTGGTGCAGCCGGTCTGGTTGGCATACTCCAGGCCGCCAATCACATACGGCGTGCGCCCGGAAGCTGCGAGACCGACCACCAGATCCTGTGCGGTCAGGTTGAGGGCTTTGAGATCGTCCTCACCGAGCTGTTTGCTGTCCTCAGCCCCTTCCACCGCTTTCAGCAGCGCCCCAGGACCACCGGCAATCAGGCCGATCACCAGGCCATGCGGCACGCCAAAGGTCGGTGGGCACTCAGAGGCATCCAGCACTCCCAGGCGTCCGCTGGTGCCTGCGCCCATATAGATGATGCGCCCGCCTGCTTTCAGCGCGTCTGCAGCGGCATCCACGGCTTTTGCCACCTCGGGCAATGTCTCTTTCACTGCCTGCGCGACCAGCGTATCCTGTTGGTTAAAGCGATGAACAAGGTCAAGTGTGGAGAGTGCGTCCAGGTCCAGGGTTTGTGGGTTGCGGGATTCTGATACCAGTGAGCCGAGATTCATTTTTTGTACCTCAAGAATTTTTAATTCATAATAGACACATTATAATGGAATATAAAATTCATTCAGGCGAGCAGTATTCGCAATTGCTGCAGTCATCACATTTCGCCAGGAGTCCGTATGAACTGTTTAATTCGTATCCGCCAGCGCTACGCGGGTTTTGCCCAGAGCGATAAAAAACTCGCGGATTTTTTACTCTCTCAGCCCGATCGCGCCCGCCATTTAAGCTCCCAGCAGCTGGCAAGCGAGGCGGGAGTGAGCCAGTCCAGCGTGGTGAAATTCGCCCAGAAGATCGGTTTTAAAGGTTTTCCGGCATTAAAACTGGCGCTCAGCGAGGCGCTGGCCAGCAACCCGAATCCGCAATCCATGCCGGTCCATAACCAGATCCGCGGCGACGATCCGATGCGACTGGTAGGCGAAAAGCTGATCAAAGAGAACGTGGCGGCGATGCACGCCACCCTCGACGTTAACAGCGAAGAGAAACTGCTGGAGAGCGTGGCCATGCTGCGCGCGGCGAGACGGGTGATCCTCACCGGTATCGGCGCCTCCGGGCTGGTGGCGCGCAACTTTGGCTGGAAGCTGAATAAAATCGGCGTGATTGCAATTGTCGAGCAGGATATGCACGCCCTGCTGGCCACCGTGCAGGCGATGGAGCCTGACGATCTGCTGCTGGCCCTCTCCTACTCCGGGGAGCGTCGCGAGATCAACCTGGCCGCCGATGAAGCGCTGCGCGTGGGCGGTAAAATTCTGGCGATAACCGGCTTTACCCCCAATGCGCTACAGCAGCGGGCCACGCGCTGTCTGTACACCATTGCCGAAGAGCAGGCCACCCGCAGCGCGGCGATCTCGTCCACCAGCGCCCAGATGATGCTGACCGATCTGCTGTTTATGGCGCTGGTTCAGCAGGATCTGGAGCACGCCCCGGAACGCATTCGCCACAGTGAGGCCCTGGTAAAAAAACTGGTTTGAGCAGGGAATGAGCGTATAATGCCCGCCCTGTTTGTGTTGTTTCTGAGAATTTCCTGATGGCGCTGTTAATCACCAAAAAATGCATCAATTGCGATATGTGCGAACCCGAATGCCCTAACCAGGCAATCTCTATGGGAGAGAGCATTTACGAGATTAACAGCGACCGTTGCACCGAGTGCATTGGCCATTATGAGACGCCAACCTGCCAGAAGGTGTGCCCGATCCCCAATACTATCCTGAAAGATCCGGCACATCCTGAATCGGAAGAGCAGCTGTGGGATAAGTTCGTGCTGATGCACCACGCCGATAAGATTTAACTTTCGACGATCACCGTAGCGCAGGCGTAATGGCGCTCATCCGCCAGCGTGACATGCATATGCACCACACCCAGCTTTTCCGCCAGCTTTAACGCCTCGCCCCACAGCCTGAGGCGTGGTTTGCCCAGCTCATCGTTAAACACTTCAAACTGATTGAATGCCAGACCGTTGCGGATCCCGGTGCCGAAGGCTTTTGCCGCCGCCTCCTTCACCGCAAAGCGTTTGGCAAGAAAACGCACCGGTTGCTGGTGCGTTTCCCAGATGGCCCACTCGTTATCGCTGAGCACCCGACGGGCAAGGCGATCGCCGCTCCGGGCAATCACCGCTTCAATACGGGCGATCTCAACGATATCCGTGCCTAAGCCAAGGATAGCCATTACTTGCGGGCTTCCTGCATCAGGCGTTTCATCTCAGCCACCGCCTCTTTCAGGCCGCTCATCACCGCGCGACCGATAATCGCATGGCCGATGTTCAGCTCGTGCATCTCCGGGATCGCCGCAATGGCTTTGACGTTGTGGTAGGTCAGACCGTGACCGGCATTCACCTTCAGGCCGAGACCGGCCGCATAGGTTGCCGCTTTGGCGATGCGATCGCGCTCTTTGGCCTGAGTGGCTTCGTCTTCGGCATCGGCGTAGCAGCCGGTGTGAATCTCAATGAACGGCGCACCCACGTCGGCTGCGGCTTTGATCTGCGCTTCATCGGCATCAATAAACAGCGACACGAGGATCCCGGCATCGGCCAGGCGTTTGCAGGCATCACGCATTTTATCCAGCTGACCGGCCACATCCAGCCCACCTTCGGTGGTCACTTCCTGGCGCTTTTCCGGCACCAGGCAGCAGAAATGCGGTTTCGTCTCAACGGCAATCGCCAGCATCTCTTCGGTGACCGCCATCTCCAGATTCATGCGGGTGTCCAGGGTCTGACGCAGGATGCGCACGTCGCGATCGGTGATATGACGGCGATCTTCGCGCAGGTGCACGGTAATGCCATCGGCCCCCGCCTGTTCGGCGATAAAGGCCGCCTGGACCGGATCAGGATATGCAGTACCGCGTGCATTGCGCAGCGTGGCAATGTGGTCAATGTTGACGCCTAAGAGTAATTCAGCCATGACAATCCTCGGTTTTCTTTTGGTTCGCTTCCCCCTTTTACAGGGAGGGGGACATACGTTAACGCTTCGGCATAAACTGCCGGAATAATTCGCGGCTCTTTAAGGGCTTGCCACCAAGATACGGCTTGAGCGCAATACGGGTAAAGCGTTTTGCCGCCCGAAGGGTGCTGACGTCAGGAAATTCGCGTTCAGCCAGCGCCCGAAGATCCCGCCCGGTGAAGGTATTGTTGTCGATGACCACGCTGGCGATAAAGCCCTTCTCTTCACGATAACGGTAGGTCATGGCGTCTTCGACCGGCTCACCGGTGCCCGCACAGTGCAGAAAATCAACGCCGTACCCCAGATGTCCGAGCAACGCCAGCTCAAACCGGCGCAGCGTTGGTTCCGGCGATCCCGTGATGCCCGCCAGCGCCTGGAGACAGTGCAGATAGTCGAAAAAGAGTTCAGAGAAGCGGGTCTCATGTTCAAGTACGCGCGTAATGAGCTCGTTAACATACAGACCGCTGTACAGCGTAATACCAGAGAGGGGGAGCGCCAGAGAGACGGCTTCAGCACTGCGCAGGGTTTTCACTTCCCCACGCCCGCCAAAGCGGACCAGCAGCGGGGTGAAAGGCTGCAGAGCGCCCTTCAGATTAGAACGTTTTGAACGTGCGCCTTTGGCAACAAGGCGCACGCGGCCTGACTCTTCCGTGAAGACGTCCAGCATCAGGCTGGTTTCGCTCCAGGGGCGACTATGGAGAACGAAGGCGCGCTGCCAACCTTCCATCATACTCGTCTTGAGTTATTGGTCTTCGCCGTAACCGAGGCTGCGCAGAGCACGCTCATCATCGGCCCAGCCAGATTTCACTTTCACCCACAGTTCCAGGTGAACCGGGGCTTCAAACATCTCCTGCATATCCTTACGGGCCTCGATACCGATGGTTTTGATTTTGGCCCCTTTATTGCCAATCACCATCTTCTTCTGCCCTTCGCGCTCAACGAGGATCAGCCCGTTGATGTCGTATCCGCCGCGCTCGTTAGACTGGAAACGCTCGATTTCCACGGTTACCGAGTACGGCAGTTCAGCGCCGAGGAAACGCATCAGCTTTTCACGGATGATTTCAGACGCCATAAAACGCTGAGAACGGTCGGTGACGTACTCTTCCGGGAAGTGGTGAATCGCTTCCGGCAGATGCTTACGCACGATACCCGCGATGGTGTCGACGTTCAGACCGGTCTCGGCAGAGAGCGGGACGATGTCGAGGAAGTTCATCTGGCTGCCCAGCCACTGCAGATGCGGCAGCAGGTCAGCTTTTTCCTGCACGTTGTCAACTTTGTTGACCGCGAGGATCACCGGCGTTTTACCGTCGCGCAACTTGTTCAGCACCATCTCGTCGTCTGGCGTCCAGCGGGTGCCTTCGACCACGAAAATGACCAGCTCAACGTCGCCGATAGAGCTGCTCGCCGCCTTGTTCATCAGACGGTTGATGGCGCGTTTCTCTTCCATATGCAGACCCGGGGTATCGACATAAATCGCCTGATACGCCCCTTCGGTATGGATACCGACAATACGGTGACGGGTGGTCTGCGCCTTACGGGAGGTGATGGAGATTTTCTGCCCCAGCAGATTATTCAGCAGGGTTGATTTGCCCACGTTCGGACGTCCGACGATGGCAATAAACCCACAGTAACTTTTTTCTTCGCTCATTCCAGCTCCAGCATTTTTAACGCCTGTTCGGCGGCAGCCTGTTCCGCCTTGCGACGGCTTGAACCTGTGCCAACCACCGGTTCACTCAGGCCACTGACCTGGCAATGGATGGTAAATTCCTGATCGTGTGCTTCGCCACGAACCTGCACCACCAGATAGGATGGCAGCGGCAGATGGCGACCCTGCAGGTACTCCTGCAAACGGGTTTTTGGATCTTTCTGTTTATCACCCGGGCTGATTTCATCCAGACGCGACTGATACCAGTTGAGGATCAGCTGTTCGACCGTCTG contains the following coding sequences:
- the era gene encoding GTPase Era, with translation MSEEKSYCGFIAIVGRPNVGKSTLLNNLLGQKISITSRKAQTTRHRIVGIHTEGAYQAIYVDTPGLHMEEKRAINRLMNKAASSSIGDVELVIFVVEGTRWTPDDEMVLNKLRDGKTPVILAVNKVDNVQEKADLLPHLQWLGSQMNFLDIVPLSAETGLNVDTIAGIVRKHLPEAIHHFPEEYVTDRSQRFMASEIIREKLMRFLGAELPYSVTVEIERFQSNERGGYDINGLILVEREGQKKMVIGNKGAKIKTIGIEARKDMQEMFEAPVHLELWVKVKSGWADDERALRSLGYGEDQ
- the recO gene encoding DNA repair protein RecO; translated protein: MEGWQRAFVLHSRPWSETSLMLDVFTEESGRVRLVAKGARSKRSNLKGALQPFTPLLVRFGGRGEVKTLRSAEAVSLALPLSGITLYSGLYVNELITRVLEHETRFSELFFDYLHCLQALAGITGSPEPTLRRFELALLGHLGYGVDFLHCAGTGEPVEDAMTYRYREEKGFIASVVIDNNTFTGRDLRALAEREFPDVSTLRAAKRFTRIALKPYLGGKPLKSRELFRQFMPKR
- the murQ gene encoding N-acetylmuramic acid 6-phosphate etherase, with the translated sequence MNLGSLVSESRNPQTLDLDALSTLDLVHRFNQQDTLVAQAVKETLPEVAKAVDAAADALKAGGRIIYMGAGTSGRLGVLDASECPPTFGVPHGLVIGLIAGGPGALLKAVEGAEDSKQLGEDDLKALNLTAQDLVVGLAASGRTPYVIGGLEYANQTGCTTVAISCNPGSPIAQVATIAISPVVGPEALTGSTRLKSGTAQKLVLNMISTGAMVKFGKVYQNLMVDMKATNVKLIDRACRMVVEATGTSREEAEQVLHQTGYDVKPAILMILSGLDAEAARARLDAHQGFLRAALEN
- a CDS encoding YfhL family 4Fe-4S dicluster ferredoxin, with the protein product MALLITKKCINCDMCEPECPNQAISMGESIYEINSDRCTECIGHYETPTCQKVCPIPNTILKDPAHPESEEQLWDKFVLMHHADKI
- the acpS gene encoding holo-ACP synthase, translated to MAILGLGTDIVEIARIEAVIARSGDRLARRVLSDNEWAIWETHQQPVRFLAKRFAVKEAAAKAFGTGIRNGLAFNQFEVFNDELGKPRLRLWGEALKLAEKLGVVHMHVTLADERHYACATVIVES
- a CDS encoding MurR/RpiR family transcriptional regulator, coding for MNCLIRIRQRYAGFAQSDKKLADFLLSQPDRARHLSSQQLASEAGVSQSSVVKFAQKIGFKGFPALKLALSEALASNPNPQSMPVHNQIRGDDPMRLVGEKLIKENVAAMHATLDVNSEEKLLESVAMLRAARRVILTGIGASGLVARNFGWKLNKIGVIAIVEQDMHALLATVQAMEPDDLLLALSYSGERREINLAADEALRVGGKILAITGFTPNALQQRATRCLYTIAEEQATRSAAISSTSAQMMLTDLLFMALVQQDLEHAPERIRHSEALVKKLV
- a CDS encoding PTS transporter subunit EIIC codes for the protein MEKTAALASGILAGIGGEKNILRLENCMTRVRVEVQDDDKLDLARLKKLPGVSGYVKQGEQHQLIVGPGKAAQVVDAMRSLMGGAAIDDAERTKAQARARYKAPMSDALRLLANVFIPIIPAFIASGLITGIINILKRPDIVGDFATHYPNLLGILGIFGSAVFAIMNILVGVNTAKVFGGSLAMGGVMAGILSSPQLAQITLFGEALQPGRGGVIAVLLVVVLMCWIEKKLRNALPGSLELILNPLLTTLITGSIAIIALQPLGGWISESIAHGASWAIDRGGFLVGAVLSGTFLPLVLTGLHQGLVPIHVELVQAHGYNALLPILAMAGVGQIGAAIAVLMKTRNARLKKVIKGALPVGLLGIGEPLIFGVTLPLGKPFIGACLGGAIGGALISYWKVATVITFGISGLPLALTIVTGKVMLYLLGYLVAVIAGFLFTWLLGFNDPEE
- the pdxJ gene encoding pyridoxine 5'-phosphate synthase, with translation MAELLLGVNIDHIATLRNARGTAYPDPVQAAFIAEQAGADGITVHLREDRRHITDRDVRILRQTLDTRMNLEMAVTEEMLAIAVETKPHFCCLVPEKRQEVTTEGGLDVAGQLDKMRDACKRLADAGILVSLFIDADEAQIKAAADVGAPFIEIHTGCYADAEDEATQAKERDRIAKAATYAAGLGLKVNAGHGLTYHNVKAIAAIPEMHELNIGHAIIGRAVMSGLKEAVAEMKRLMQEARK